Proteins co-encoded in one Pseudomonas beijingensis genomic window:
- a CDS encoding DoxX family protein has translation MTTQDVSSPRSLLATVTARVAGFEPYLYALLRIIFAVVLFTHGLPKVLRTAHGSMADPMAASINLIQNVMGLPFAGQLAFLVMLLETAGALMLATGLGTRLVALLIAIQMVAISYALGPTWPWIDRGIEFPVLMGFLALYIVARGGGVYSLDARLSTRLR, from the coding sequence ATGACAACTCAAGACGTATCCTCGCCGCGCTCCCTGTTGGCGACCGTGACTGCACGGGTCGCCGGTTTCGAACCGTATCTGTACGCCTTGCTGCGAATCATCTTCGCCGTCGTCCTGTTTACCCACGGCTTGCCAAAGGTTCTGCGCACCGCCCATGGCTCGATGGCCGATCCAATGGCCGCGTCTATCAACCTCATCCAGAACGTGATGGGACTGCCTTTCGCTGGGCAGCTGGCCTTTCTGGTCATGCTCCTGGAAACGGCTGGGGCGTTGATGCTAGCGACAGGGCTCGGCACGCGGCTCGTCGCTCTGCTGATCGCCATTCAAATGGTTGCCATCAGCTACGCGTTGGGGCCGACATGGCCCTGGATAGACCGAGGCATCGAGTTTCCGGTGCTGATGGGATTTCTGGCGCTCTACATCGTCGCGCGCGGCGGCGGAGTCTATTCATTGGACGCGCGCTTGAGCACGCGTCTGCGATAG
- a CDS encoding tautomerase family protein: protein MPFANYKFPEGILDHARKEEIIHRTTQMFVEYFGEQVRPFTMVLVEEVADGGWGRADETLTLAKMGLPAKGQ, encoded by the coding sequence ATGCCATTCGCCAACTACAAATTCCCCGAAGGAATCCTGGACCACGCTCGCAAGGAGGAGATCATCCATCGCACCACGCAAATGTTCGTCGAGTACTTTGGCGAGCAGGTGCGGCCGTTCACCATGGTCCTTGTCGAAGAGGTCGCCGACGGTGGTTGGGGCCGCGCCGATGAGACATTGACGTTGGCGAAGATGGGATTGCCGGCGAAAGGACAATAG
- a CDS encoding DUF1203 domain-containing protein, whose translation MARIFLVWAREINPVELPSEFNNREQSVLRITFTCQSPYGIRGVIDFRRKNRIAGTAQVLSSRHSHQEVPIMNFRITGLAPDPFRALFGLSDEALASRGVRRYVVDRQPGFPDRIEMKDAELGQRMLLLNHVSQPANSPYRASHAVFIREGASQAYDAVNQVPEVMRIRLLSLRAFSEEGMLLDADVVDGQAIEPVITRLFANPEVSYIHVHNAKQGCYSGRIDRA comes from the coding sequence ATGGCGCGCATTTTTCTTGTTTGGGCCCGGGAGATAAACCCTGTTGAGTTGCCATCTGAATTCAATAACCGAGAACAATCGGTACTGCGGATCACTTTCACGTGCCAGTCTCCCTACGGGATTCGCGGCGTCATTGATTTTCGCCGCAAGAACCGGATAGCGGGTACTGCCCAGGTGCTCTCTTCTAGGCACTCACATCAAGAGGTGCCCATCATGAACTTTCGCATCACAGGCCTTGCCCCCGATCCATTCCGCGCACTGTTTGGATTGTCCGATGAAGCACTTGCATCGCGGGGGGTGAGGCGTTATGTCGTTGATCGTCAGCCAGGCTTTCCTGACCGCATAGAAATGAAAGACGCGGAGCTGGGGCAACGCATGCTGTTACTGAACCATGTCAGCCAGCCGGCCAACTCGCCGTACCGTGCCTCTCATGCGGTTTTCATCCGGGAGGGCGCGAGCCAGGCTTACGATGCCGTCAACCAGGTGCCTGAGGTCATGCGCATTCGACTACTGTCCCTGCGTGCTTTTTCCGAAGAGGGGATGCTGCTCGATGCCGATGTGGTGGACGGACAGGCAATAGAACCTGTGATCACCCGGCTGTTTGCCAATCCTGAGGTCAGTTACATCCACGTTCATAATGCGAAGCAAGGGTGTTACTCGGGGCGGATAGATCGGGCGTAG